The stretch of DNA AGGCGGCGACCTTGACCGCGCCGCGCTGCTTGAGGGCAGCGGCGGCAGCGCACAACGTGCCGGCGGTGTCGACGATGTCGTCGACCAGGACGCAGGTCTTGCCTTCGACGTCACCGATGATGTTCATCACCGTGGAGACGTTGGCGCGCGGGCGGCGCTTGTCGATGATCGCCAGGTCGGCATCGTCGAGGCGCTTGGCGATCGCGCGGGCGCGGACCACGCCACCCACGTCAGGCGAGACCACCACCATGTTGTCGGTGCCGTGCGCGCGCCAGATGTCGGCGAGCAGCAGCGGCGAGGCATACACGTTGTCGACCGGGATATCGAAGAAACCCTGGATCTGGTCGGCGTGCAGGTCGACCGTCAACACGCGATCGGTACCGACCGCGCTGAACATCTTTGCCGCCACCTTGGCGGTGATCGGCACGCGCGAGGAACGCGGGCGGCGATCCTGGCGGGCGTAACCGAAGTACGGCACCACCGCGGTCACGCTGGCCACCGAGGCGCGCTTGAGCGCATCCACCAGCACCAGCAGTTCCATGAAATTCTCGGCCGTGGGCGCGTTCGTCGGCTGGATCACGAACACTTCCTGGCGGCGCACGTTCTCTTCGATCTCGACCTGCACCTCGCCGTCCG from Lysobacter arenosi encodes:
- a CDS encoding ribose-phosphate diphosphokinase: MQNDRNLLIFSGNANRPLADAVCKELGIRLGKALVSRFSDGEVQVEIEENVRRQEVFVIQPTNAPTAENFMELLVLVDALKRASVASVTAVVPYFGYARQDRRPRSSRVPITAKVAAKMFSAVGTDRVLTVDLHADQIQGFFDIPVDNVYASPLLLADIWRAHGTDNMVVVSPDVGGVVRARAIAKRLDDADLAIIDKRRPRANVSTVMNIIGDVEGKTCVLVDDIVDTAGTLCAAAAALKQRGAVKVAAYCTHPVLSGAAIDNVTKSQLDELVVTDTIRLSDAAKACNKIRQLSVAELLAETIRRVAFGESVSSLYVD